A genomic window from Antedon mediterranea chromosome 4, ecAntMedi1.1, whole genome shotgun sequence includes:
- the LOC140046334 gene encoding uncharacterized protein isoform X1: MNSNPFSPLHSLDSCSKTPIDVENLKIPLFEQEKFDSLPSPLLPVPEKFDKLPSPLKPSSQSGILKASQKENIAATLLSAHNKKVTFQTPSKPKNNKSKLHTAFSAYEFVRELDDKESWIERVQVVTKQDHNDYIKFANEFVNELIDNLPLRDLPEQPVDLLIGIEDKENLVAAYVPSELDQQKDNKMAGKSIADMTDEELANFNPFGMKTAVANSPPKATNTAKSYADMTDEELQNFNPFGTKSAVANSPPRNSELDLKDVENSLDDVEVTRISPEQPDSTSVGFIVEDTSTSDSTSDFTSADGNIESERTPVPVGPVNGVKEIPTPSDFSAILTPDITGDDDFGGGEEEFFPAEEGPFDTDVQRQISFEEMEYRLAQEVFVPADPAAFDVDFLEKAGSGSSFQESALARQSLYVKFDPLVKPADSLALASARSLPQVMKTVGENDLFQMDTPPPSKPIARTQQLNNSDNHETPKEIDRLLQYSPNNQNTSMKFGDSPKVYSPPRGGEEGIVELLKYSQTEMDTVVRKARHQVQKEMEKRMLEQQQKYEAVVREKETSDKTNSDLKALVTEYERTIQQMMGDMNHHKNSSEGKFEELQREKEQALDDLASVENAFSDLHKRYEKLRNTIEGYKKNEEILKKCVSDYQTKVKKQENRYQTLKSHAEEKIEKANAEIDKVKKSYIAEITGLQAGMKREQMKSASQEKTIEQKTKENTELTNICDELIAKMGAGSR, from the exons ATGAACAGTAACCCATTCTCACCTCTCCACTCGTTGGATAGTTGTAGCAAGACTCCAATTGATGTTGAAAATTTAAAGATTCCATTGTTTGAACAAGAGAAGTTTGATAGTTTGCCATCTCCATTGCTGCCAGTGCCAGAGAAATTTGATAAGTTGCCATCGCCATTGAAACCGTCCTCACAGTCCGGAATTTTAAAGGCATCGCAAAAGGAGAATATTGCGGCTACGTTGCTTTCAGCGCATAATAAAAAG GTCACTTTTCAAACACCTTCAAAGCCTAAAAATAACAAATCCAAGTTGCATACTGCGTTTTCGGCCTACGAATTCGTACGTGAGCTTGATGACAAGGAGAGTTGGATAGAACGCGTCCAAGTTGTCACCAAGCAAGATCATAACGATTATATAAAATTTGCCAACGAGTTTGTCAACGAGCTTATTGATAACCTTCCTTTAAG GGATTTGCCGGAGCAACCAGTAGATTTGCTGATTGGCATCGAAGATAAAGAAAATCTGGTAGCTGCCTATGTTCCTAGCGAACTTGATCAGCAAAAAGACAATAAAATGGCGGGAAAATCCATAGCTGATATGACCGATGAAGAATTGGCAAACTTCAACCCATTCGGTATGAAGACAGCCGTCGCTAACTCGCCCCCAAAGGCTACAAACACCGCAAAATCTTATGCTGATATGACCGATGAGGAGTTACAGAATTTTAATCCTTTTGGTACCAAATCAGCTGTTGCTAATTCTCCTCCAAGAAATTCAGAGCTTGACCTCAAAGATGTTGAAAATTCATTAGATGATGTTGAAGTAACCAGGATATCACCTGAGCAGCCTGACAG CACATCAGTGGGATTCATTGTAGAGGATACGTCTACATCTGATTCTACTAGTGATTTTACTTCTGCCGATGGCAATATTGAATCTGAAAGAACGCCTGTACCTGTAGGTCCAGTTAATGGAGTGAAAGAAATACCAACTCCTTCAG atttttctGCAATTTTAACTCCTGACATAACTGGAGATGATGATTTTGGAGGAGGGGAAGAAGAGTTTTTCCCAGCAGAAGAAG GCCCCTTTGACACTGATGTTCAGAGGCAGATAAGTTTTGAAGAAATGGAATACCGCCTAGCGCAGGAAG tCTTTGTACCAGCTGATCCTGCCGCGTTTGATGTCGACTTCCTTGAGAAGGCTGGCAGTGGAAGCTCA ttcCAAGAATCTGCTCTTGCAAGACAATCACTGTATGTGAAGTTTGACCCCTTAGTAAAACCAGCAGATTCTCTGGCAT TAGCATCAGCAAGATCATTACCGCAGGTAATGAAAACAGTAGGCGAAAACGATCTATTTCAGATGGATACGCCACCACCTTCTAAACCCATTGCTCGTACACAGCAACTAAACAACTCTGATAACCATGAAACTCCGAAGGAGATTGATAGGTTGTTGCAATACAGCCCAAACAATCAG AATACAAGTATGAAGTTTGGGGATAGTCCAAAAGTTTACTCTCCTCCTAGGGGAGGAGAAGAAGGCATAGTAGAG CTGCTTAAATACTCCCAGACAGAGATGGATACAGTGGTAAGAAAAGCTAGACATCAAGTGCAGAAAGAAATGGAGAAACGAATGCTAGAACAGCAACAGAAATATGAGGCAGTTGTAAGAGAAAAAGAGACTTCGGATAAAACTAACTCAGATTTGAA GGCATTGGTTACTGAATATGAGCGTACAATACAGCAAATGATGG GTGATATGAATCATCATAAAAACTCATCTGAGGGAAAATTTGAAGAACTTCAACGAGAGAAAGAACAAGCCTTGGACGATTTGGCGTCTGTAGAGAATGCTTTCAGTGACTTACACAAGAGATATGAAAAACTCAGGAATACCATTGAAGGTTATAAAAAG AATGAAGAAATTTTGAAAAAGTGTGTATCGGACTATcaaacaaaagtaaaaaaacaagaaaaccgGTACCAAACGCTGAAATCACATGCTGAAGAAAAAATAGAGAA GGCAAATGCCGAAATAGATAAGGTAAAGAAAAGCTATATAGCGGAGATAACTGGACTACAAGCTGGAATGAAACGAGAACAGATGAAATCAGCAAGTCAGGAAAAAACTATTGAACAGAAG ACGAAAGAAAATACAGAACTTACAAATATTTGTGATGAGTTAATAGCCAAAATGGGAGCTGGATCTAGGTGA
- the LOC140046334 gene encoding uncharacterized protein isoform X2 → MNSNPFSPLHSLDSCSKTPIDVENLKIPLFEQEKFDSLPSPLLPVPEKFDKLPSPLKPSSQSGILKASQKENIAATLLSAHNKKVTFQTPSKPKNNKSKLHTAFSAYEFVRELDDKESWIERVQVVTKQDHNDYIKFANEFVNELIDNLPLRDLPEQPVDLLIGIEDKENLVAAYVPSELDQQKDNKMAGKSIADMTDEELANFNPFGMKTAVANSPPKATNTAKSYADMTDEELQNFNPFGTKSAVANSPPRNSELDLKDVENSLDDVEVTRISPEQPDSTSVGFIVEDTSTSDSTSDFTSADGNIESERTPVPVGPVNGVKEIPTPSDFSAILTPDITGDDDFGGGEEEFFPAEEVFVPADPAAFDVDFLEKAGSGSSFQESALARQSLYVKFDPLVKPADSLALASARSLPQVMKTVGENDLFQMDTPPPSKPIARTQQLNNSDNHETPKEIDRLLQYSPNNQNTSMKFGDSPKVYSPPRGGEEGIVELLKYSQTEMDTVVRKARHQVQKEMEKRMLEQQQKYEAVVREKETSDKTNSDLKALVTEYERTIQQMMGDMNHHKNSSEGKFEELQREKEQALDDLASVENAFSDLHKRYEKLRNTIEGYKKNEEILKKCVSDYQTKVKKQENRYQTLKSHAEEKIEKANAEIDKVKKSYIAEITGLQAGMKREQMKSASQEKTIEQKTKENTELTNICDELIAKMGAGSR, encoded by the exons ATGAACAGTAACCCATTCTCACCTCTCCACTCGTTGGATAGTTGTAGCAAGACTCCAATTGATGTTGAAAATTTAAAGATTCCATTGTTTGAACAAGAGAAGTTTGATAGTTTGCCATCTCCATTGCTGCCAGTGCCAGAGAAATTTGATAAGTTGCCATCGCCATTGAAACCGTCCTCACAGTCCGGAATTTTAAAGGCATCGCAAAAGGAGAATATTGCGGCTACGTTGCTTTCAGCGCATAATAAAAAG GTCACTTTTCAAACACCTTCAAAGCCTAAAAATAACAAATCCAAGTTGCATACTGCGTTTTCGGCCTACGAATTCGTACGTGAGCTTGATGACAAGGAGAGTTGGATAGAACGCGTCCAAGTTGTCACCAAGCAAGATCATAACGATTATATAAAATTTGCCAACGAGTTTGTCAACGAGCTTATTGATAACCTTCCTTTAAG GGATTTGCCGGAGCAACCAGTAGATTTGCTGATTGGCATCGAAGATAAAGAAAATCTGGTAGCTGCCTATGTTCCTAGCGAACTTGATCAGCAAAAAGACAATAAAATGGCGGGAAAATCCATAGCTGATATGACCGATGAAGAATTGGCAAACTTCAACCCATTCGGTATGAAGACAGCCGTCGCTAACTCGCCCCCAAAGGCTACAAACACCGCAAAATCTTATGCTGATATGACCGATGAGGAGTTACAGAATTTTAATCCTTTTGGTACCAAATCAGCTGTTGCTAATTCTCCTCCAAGAAATTCAGAGCTTGACCTCAAAGATGTTGAAAATTCATTAGATGATGTTGAAGTAACCAGGATATCACCTGAGCAGCCTGACAG CACATCAGTGGGATTCATTGTAGAGGATACGTCTACATCTGATTCTACTAGTGATTTTACTTCTGCCGATGGCAATATTGAATCTGAAAGAACGCCTGTACCTGTAGGTCCAGTTAATGGAGTGAAAGAAATACCAACTCCTTCAG atttttctGCAATTTTAACTCCTGACATAACTGGAGATGATGATTTTGGAGGAGGGGAAGAAGAGTTTTTCCCAGCAGAAGAAG tCTTTGTACCAGCTGATCCTGCCGCGTTTGATGTCGACTTCCTTGAGAAGGCTGGCAGTGGAAGCTCA ttcCAAGAATCTGCTCTTGCAAGACAATCACTGTATGTGAAGTTTGACCCCTTAGTAAAACCAGCAGATTCTCTGGCAT TAGCATCAGCAAGATCATTACCGCAGGTAATGAAAACAGTAGGCGAAAACGATCTATTTCAGATGGATACGCCACCACCTTCTAAACCCATTGCTCGTACACAGCAACTAAACAACTCTGATAACCATGAAACTCCGAAGGAGATTGATAGGTTGTTGCAATACAGCCCAAACAATCAG AATACAAGTATGAAGTTTGGGGATAGTCCAAAAGTTTACTCTCCTCCTAGGGGAGGAGAAGAAGGCATAGTAGAG CTGCTTAAATACTCCCAGACAGAGATGGATACAGTGGTAAGAAAAGCTAGACATCAAGTGCAGAAAGAAATGGAGAAACGAATGCTAGAACAGCAACAGAAATATGAGGCAGTTGTAAGAGAAAAAGAGACTTCGGATAAAACTAACTCAGATTTGAA GGCATTGGTTACTGAATATGAGCGTACAATACAGCAAATGATGG GTGATATGAATCATCATAAAAACTCATCTGAGGGAAAATTTGAAGAACTTCAACGAGAGAAAGAACAAGCCTTGGACGATTTGGCGTCTGTAGAGAATGCTTTCAGTGACTTACACAAGAGATATGAAAAACTCAGGAATACCATTGAAGGTTATAAAAAG AATGAAGAAATTTTGAAAAAGTGTGTATCGGACTATcaaacaaaagtaaaaaaacaagaaaaccgGTACCAAACGCTGAAATCACATGCTGAAGAAAAAATAGAGAA GGCAAATGCCGAAATAGATAAGGTAAAGAAAAGCTATATAGCGGAGATAACTGGACTACAAGCTGGAATGAAACGAGAACAGATGAAATCAGCAAGTCAGGAAAAAACTATTGAACAGAAG ACGAAAGAAAATACAGAACTTACAAATATTTGTGATGAGTTAATAGCCAAAATGGGAGCTGGATCTAGGTGA